The Vicia villosa cultivar HV-30 ecotype Madison, WI linkage group LG1, Vvil1.0, whole genome shotgun sequence genome includes a region encoding these proteins:
- the LOC131640261 gene encoding anaphase-promoting complex subunit 10 produces MSLEMAAESSEGEEEGKLSGGNQILTVDDDLRELGKKAAWSVSSCKPGNGVSSLRDDNLETYWQSDGAQPHFVNIQFQKKVRLQLVVLYVDFKLDESYTPSKISIRAGDGFHNLKEIKAVELVKPTGWLYLSLSGLDPRETFVNTFMLQIAVLSNHLNGRDTHVRQIKVYGPRPNPIPQQPFQFTSREFITYSTIR; encoded by the exons ATGAGTCTAGAAATGGCAGCGGAATCATCGGAAGGCGAAGAAGAAGGAAAGTTAAGCGGCGGCAACCAGATATTGACTGTCGACGACGACCTCCGAGAATTGGGGAAAAAGGCCGCCTGGAGCGTCAGTTCCTGCAAACCCGGCAACGGCGTTTCTTCACTCCGAGACGACAATCTCGAAACCTATTGGCA ATCTGATGGAGCTCAACCTCATTTTGTTAACATTCAGTTCCAGAAGAAAGTTCGACTTCAA ttagtGGTGCTTTATGTGGATTTCAAGCTTGATGAAAGTTACACTCCCAGTAAGATTTCCATTCGTGCTGGAGATGGCTTTCACAACCTCaag GAGATAAAAGCTGTGGAACTTGTGAAACCAACTGGTTGGCTTTATCTTTCATTATCTGGACTTGATCCTCg TGAAACTTTTGTCAACACATTTATGTTACAAATTGCTGTGTTGTCCAATCATCTCAACGGAAGGGATACTCATGTGCGGCAGATCAAAGTTTATGGGCCTAGACC GAACCCCATTCCACAGCAGCCATTTCAATTTACTTCTAGAGAGTTCATTACTTATTCTACTATAagatga
- the LOC131640270 gene encoding tubby-like F-box protein 2 gives MSLKSIVRELKGMRNGIGSISKRGGESKHWLSRSKSHVAPDVTPVEPIQQGQWASLPPELLLDIIRRVEESETSWPARAVVVFCGSVCKSWRSIMKEIVKTPQQCGRITFPISLKQPGPRDYPIQCFIRRNRETSTFELYLGLVPSEHESNKLLLAARKIRRAIGTGFIISLAADDFSRASNKYVGKLRSNFWGTKFSVYDSQPSHDAAVQPKHRPSGRFNSKQVSPRVPVCSNLVSTVSYELNALWTRGPRRVHCTMNSIPISAIEEGGNAPTPTALPQIFGEPFTPSPSLKEKSPMSDLYSGSLSELPELTEGSIEPLVLKNKSPRWHEQLQCWCLNFMGRVTVASVKNFQLVAAVDPSHNVSPAEQERVILQFGKIGKDIFTMDYSYPLSAFQAFAICLTSFDTKPACE, from the exons ATGTCGTTGAAGAGTATAGTCCGGGAACTCAAGGGGATGAGAAATGGGATAGGTAGTATATCGAAGCGGGGTGGTGAGAGCAAGCATTGGCTCTCTCGGTCAAAGTCGCATGTAGCTCCGGATGTGACTCCAGTTGAGCCTATTCAGCAGGGACAGTGGGCGAGTCTGCCGCCTGAATTGCTTTTGGATATAATCCGGAGGGTTGAAGAGAGTGAGACGTCTTGGCCTGCGCGTGCTGTTGTTGTGTTTTGTGGTTCGGTATGTAAATCTTGGAGGTCTATTATGAAAGAGATCGTCAAGACTCCTCAGCAATGTGGAAGGATCACGTTTCCTATTTCGTTGAAGCAG CCCGGTCCTCGTGATTATCCAATACAGTGCTTTATTAGGAGGAACAGAGAAACTTCTACATTCGAGTTGTACTTAGGTTTGGTGCCAT CGGAGCATGAGAGTAATAAGTTGTTACTAGCCGCCAGAAAGATAAGAAGGGCTATAGGTACCGGCTTTATCATATCCTTGGCTGCAGACGATTTTTCTCGAGCCAGCAACAAATATGTTGGTAAACTGAG GTCTAATTTTTGGGGCACCAAATTCTCTGTATACGATAGTCAACCTTCACATGATGCTGCAGTTCAACCAAAGCATCGTCCAAGTGGGAGATTTAATTCTAAGCAGGTGTCACCAAGAGTTCCAGTATGTAGCAATCTTGTTAGCACCGTTTCCTACGAGCTGAATGCTCTCTGGACTAGAGGGCCAAGAAGAGTGCACTGCACCATGAACTCTATACCTATCTCAGCTATCGAGGAAGGTGGAAATGCCCCAACTCCAACAGCGTTACCTCAAATATTTGGTGAACCTTTTACTCCCTCACCATCACTGAAAGAAAAAAGCCCAATGTCAGATTTGTACTCTGGCAGCCTATCAGAGCTACCAGAACTGACTGAAGGCTCCATCGAGCCCTTGGTACTCAAAAACAAATCTCCCAGATGGCACGAGCAGCTCCAGTGTTGGTGCCTAAACTTTATGGGACGTGTTACAGTCGCATCTGTAAAGAACTTTCAACTCGTAGCTGCTGTTGATCCGTCTCATAATGTTTCGCCTGCGGAGCAAGAAAGGGTAATCTTGCAGTTCGGAAAGATTGGAAAAGATATATTCACCATGGACTACTCTTATCCTCTTTCTGCCTTTCAAGCCTTTGCCATCTGCTTGACAAGCTTTGATACCAAACCAGCCTGCGAGTGA
- the LOC131640251 gene encoding U-box domain-containing protein 5-like: MGTDSCEVVEPLPDPRSFKVHRRLCTELRRLVGRVLRIFPQIEETRPRSSSGIAALVLLTSTLDKAKQLLQNWADSSILYLAMTGESILSKCQKARKSLEKSLVQIQDIVPVMLAAEISRIIDDLRCVTFSLDSVDEEAGRVMRELLQQGPPTSDNDSKENSDIKSLLFVAARLNITSATTIIIEIRSIKKLLQKLGPKEEDKKMILKNLLYLLITHRKSIVGEQMEVYSRPEEPATTENSGRDSLSSNHVKSEPYLSHDHYGTPATELGRVAPPEEYTCPISLRLIYDPVVIASGVTYERMWIQKWFDEGNVICPKTKKELSHMSLTPNVALKELISKWCKANGVSIPNPIRQVEDIRSWEASVTSIRSFGSSMNGLNLPMDISNMSLGSLDNSYNSDSSLVKASQGLNPKLVKTRGGSRGQKSDSQIHDTYLTPLSKLHERQWDSQCQVVEDMKIDFKRNYQAFSSMSSSENLIDPLVRFLKTAYDKHDTKALRGGSQLLLEFTKCCRNGVTNLSEDTCSVLASLLESGVIGEALAILEVLSNHWSDKANIAASSALAAVSKILDSANKEYHRKAIRIMCNFSSNTSLCSYMVSIGCISKLLPFFEDKFLSRDCILLLKNLFDTESGRVSVVETKGCMSCVVEILKSGTDEEKEPALAIVLSLCSQRLDYCELVMHEGIIPYLVNISNLGNDSTKAKALELLRLLRDVEYEDCFEPNPNNSRDCNEHFEEKKPPKKPTFFKKLSQLGKSSPVASKNKR; encoded by the exons ATGGGAACTGATAGTTGTGAAGTGGTAGAGCCGTTACCGGATCCTCGCTCTTTTAAG GTACATCGTAGATTATGCACAGAACTCAGGAGATTAGTTGGTAGAGTCCTAAGGATATTTCCGCAGATAGAGGAAACGCGCCCTCGGTCCTCATCAGGAATAGCAGCTCTGGTTTTGCTAACTAGTACACTTGATAAAGCCAAACAGCTTCTGCAAAATTGGGCGGATTCTAGTATACTCTACCTG GCGATGACTGGGGAGTCAATACTGTCGAAATGCCAAAAGGCAAGAAAGTCATTAGAGAAAAGCTTAGTCCAGATTCAGGATATAGTTCCTGTTATGTTGGCTGCAGAG ATTTCTCGAATAATTGATGATCTTAGGTGTGTGACCTTTTCCCTGGATTCTGTTGATGAAGAGGCTGGAAGGGTTATGAGAGAGTTGCTCCAGCAAGGTCCTCCGACCTCAGATAACGATTCAAAGGAAAATTCAGACATTAAGTCTCTCCTGTTTGTGGCAGCGAGACTTAATATTACATCCGCAACAACCATCATAATAGAGATTAGATCTATTAAGAAGTTATTACAAAAACTTGGACCAAAAGAGGAAGATAAAAAGATGATCTTGAAAAAtctcttgtatcttctgataacgCATAGGAAGTCAATCGTAGGAGAACAAATGGAGGTCTATTCTCGTCCTGAAGAACCAGCGACAACTGAGAACTCTGGTCGTGATTCTTTATCCTCCAATCATGTGAAGTCAGAGCCGTATTTGAGCCATGATCACTATGGAACTCCTGCAACCGAGCTGGGTAGAGTTGCACCCCCAGAGGAGTACACGTGTCCTATTTCTTTAAGGTTGATTTATGACCCTGTTGTCATTGCTTCAGGAGTAACATACGAAAGGATGTGGATACAGAAATGGTTTGATGAGGGTAATGTTATATGCCCGAAAACGAAAAAGGAATTGTCGCATATGTCGTTGACTCCCAACGTTGCTTTAAAGGAGTTAATATCAAAATGGTGCAAAGCTAATGGAGTCTCCATTCCTAACCCAATCAGACAGGTAGAAGACATTCGCTCGTGGGAAGCTTCTGTGACTTCCATTAGAAGTTTTGGAAGTTCCATGAATGGTTTGAACTTGCCAATGGATATTAGTAACATGTCACTTGGATCGTTAGATAACAGTTATAATTCAGATTCCTCACTTGTGAAGGCTAGTCAAGGCTTAAATCCGAAGTTGGTCAAGACTAGAGGTGGGTCTCGCGGCCAGAAATCTGATTCACAGATACATGACACATATCTGACGCCCTTGTCTAAACTTCACGAGCGTCAATGGGATTCGCAATGCCAAGTCGTCGAAGATATGAAAATAGATTTCAAAAGAAATTACCAAGCGTTTAGCTCTATGTCATCAAGTGAGAATTTGATTGACCCCCTTGTGAGATTTCTGAAAACTGCATATGATAAGCATGACACGAAAGCTCTGAGAGGTGGAAGTCAGTTACTGTTGGAATTTACAAAGTGCTGCAG AAATGGTGTGACAAACTTAAGTGAAGATACTTGCAGTGTGTTGGCAAGTCTCCTAGAGTCAGGAGTGATTGGAGAAGCTCTTGCAATACTGGAAGTGTTGTCGAACCATTGGTCTGATAAAGCTAACATTGCAGCTTCCAGTGCATTGGCCGCTGTTTCAAAGATCCTTGATTCTGCTAACAAAGAGTACCACCGGAAAGCTATTAGAATAATGTGCAATTTTTCTTCCAATACCTCACTTTGTTCTTACATGGTGTCTATTGGGTGCATCTCAAAATTACTACCATTTTTCGAAGACAAGTTCCTCTCAAGAGACTGTATACTTCTACTGAAAAACCTTTTTGATACTGAAAGTGGTAGGGTTTCTGTTGTTGAAACAAAGGGATGCATGTCATGTGTTGTTGAAATACTAAAGTCCGGCACTGACGAGGAAAAGGAACCGGCACTGGCTATTGTACTCTCTTTGTGCTCTCAACGCTTGGATTATTGTGAGTTGGTTATGCACGAGGGTATCATACCATATCTTGTAAATATCTCCAATCTAGGAAACGATAGCACAAAGGCGAAGGCGTTGGAACTACTCCGACTTTTGAGGGATGTGGAGTACGAAGATTGCTTTGAGCCAAATCCCAACAACTCCCGAGATTGTAACGAACACTTTGAAGAAAAGAAACCACCAAAGAAGCCCACGTTTTTTAAGAAACTGTCACAGTTGGGAAAATCAAGTCCAGTCGCATCAAAAAACAAGAGATGA